In Carya illinoinensis cultivar Pawnee chromosome 7, C.illinoinensisPawnee_v1, whole genome shotgun sequence, the following are encoded in one genomic region:
- the LOC122315453 gene encoding mucin-5AC isoform X2: MAKGSAKCLFLLLLSVLTISSAGTLVGFSYHARDAATSSPARTISFLKVNMDTSAHIRVFVADHRVLSTLSDSAASVDLYLSKSLPSNLLNSRSSVISWLKTHVMAFLPRMKINSIIVTCGNDCSGQSELSMLLSNLELIHSVLSTLHLESQVRVSVALPISFLEKLNGRQERDLHRIYGFIDKIRSYVMVEDGIDGQLNMGDQFVQSMVERATLASSLLPRNGVPVVLTVKSPAVPTATEIAQFRDKVLKSLENNTRLSGQIAELYAEVLPSENFAQEGLKREEEEIFPSSHRELLSKSQLTTVLHDTVNPPTVFPTTPISTTPVITPSDNPTPTIVTIPANPATLTPENPGSTPFTVPSTTPITVPSTSPPSSPLPVTNPVTTPSTVPGAQPVTNPVTTYPAPPGGVPVTNPAAAPAVTNAPAVPGQSWCVAKTGASEAALQAALDYACGMGGADCSQIQQGGSCYDPNSLQNHASYAFNSYYQKNPGPTGCDFGGAAAIVNANPSTGSCIYPSASSPPTTTATPTPTTIPTPTPTTIPTPTPPTIPTPTPTTSTPPGADASGSGTPPTVLTTSQPASGKRAEVSLTMQNYTPTCY, translated from the exons ATGGCCAAAGGATCTGCTAAATGCCTTTTCTTATTACTCTTGTCTGTCCTCACCATCAGTTCCGCTG GAACTCTGGTGGGCTTCTCCTATCATGCAAGGGACGCTGCAACTTCATCTCCTGCTAGAACAATATCGTTCCTCAAGGTAAACATGGACACCTCGGCTCATATTCGGGTTTTCGTAGCAGATCATAGGGTTTTAAGTACTCTGTCTGACTCTGCTGCATCTGTTGATCTCTATCTGAGTAAAAGCCTGCCTAGTAATTTGTTGAATTCGAGATCATCTGTTATTTCATGGCTGAAAACCCATGTAATGGCCTTTCTCCCACGTATGAAAATCAATAGCATCATAGTCACTTGTGGCAATGACTGTTCAGGACAAAGTGAGCTGTCAATGCTTTTATCCAACTTAGAATTAATCCATTCAGTCCTGAGCACCCTTCATCTAGAAAGCCAAGTTAGAGTCTCCGTAGCACTTCCAATATCATTCTTAGAGAAGTTGAATGGAAGGCAGGAAAGAGACCTACATAGAATTTATGGTTTCATCGATAAAATTAGGTCTTATGTCATGGTTGAAGACGGTATCGATGGACAGTTGAACATGGGAGATCAGTTTGTGCAGTCTATGGTCGAAAGAGCCACCCTTGCCAGTTCTCTTCTTCCTCGCAATGGTGTTCCAGTGGTTCTGACCGTTAAGAGCCCTGCTGTTCCTACTGCGACAGAAATAGCTCAATTCAGGGACAAAGTGTTGAAGTCTTTAGAAAACAACACTCGACTCTCGGGACAGATAGCTGAATTATATGCAGAAGTATTACCCTCGGAAAATTTTGCACAAGAAGGGCTCAAAAGGGAAGAGGAAGAGATCTTTCCTTCTTCCCACAGAGAACTTCTAAGCAAATCCCAACTCACAACAGTTTTACATGACACTGTGAACCCACCAACAGTCTTTCCCACGACCCCAATATCAACAACACCAGTCATCACCCCATCAGATAATCCCACACCAACCATAGTCACCATTCCCGCCAATCCTGCCACATTGACACCGGAAAATCCTGGTTCTACACCATTCACAGTTCCCTCAACCACACCCATCACGGTACCGTCCACAAGTCCTCCAAGCTCACCACTACCAGTAACCAATCCGGTAACAACTCCGAGCACAGTTCCAGGGGCACAGCCAGTAACCAACCCTGTAACAACTTATCCAGCCCCACCAGGAGGTGTTCCAGTCACAAACCCAGCGGCAGCTCCTGCAGTAACAAATGCTCCAGCAGTTCCAGGACAAAGCTGGTGTGTGGCCAAGACTGGAGCGTCAGAAGCAGCACTTCAGGCAGCACTGGACTATGCATGTGGAATGGGAGGTGCAGACTGTTCACAAATCCAGCAGGGTGGGAGTTGTTACGATCCAAATTCACTTCAGAACCATGCCTCATATGCATTCAACAGCTATTATCAAAAGAATCCAGGGCCAACTGGATGTGATTTTGGAGGGGCTGCCGCCATAGTTAATGCCAATCCAA GCACTGGTTCCTGCATTTACCCATCAGCATCATCACCACCAACAACAACAGCAACTCCAACACCGACAACAATACCAACACCAACGCCGACGACCATTCCAACACCAACGCCACCAACCATCCCAACACCAACGCCAACAACATCGACACCACCAGGGGCAGATGCATCAGG GTCCGGTACTCCGCCTACAGTGTTAACTACAAGCCAACCTGCTTCAG GAAAGAGAGCAGAGGTTAGCTTAACAATGCAGAACTATACACCTACATGCTACTAA
- the LOC122315453 gene encoding mucin-5AC isoform X3, giving the protein MAKGSAKCLFLLLLSVLTISSAGTLVGFSYHARDAATSSPARTISFLKVNMDTSAHIRVFVADHRVLSTLSDSAASVDLYLSKSLPSNLLNSRSSVISWLKTHVMAFLPRMKINSIIVTCGNDCSGQSELSMLLSNLELIHSVLSTLHLESQVRVSVALPISFLEKLNGRQERDLHRIYGFIDKIRSYVMVEDGIDGQLNMGDQFVQSMVERATLASSLLPRNGVPVVLTVKSPAVPTATEIAQFRDKVLKSLENNTRLSGQIAELYAEVLPSENFAQEGLKREEEEIFPSSHRELLSKSQLTTVLHDTVNPPTVFPTTPISTTPVITPSDNPTPTIVTIPANPATLTPENPGSTPFTVPSTTPITVPSTSPPSSPLPVTNPVTTPSTVPGAQPVTNPVTTYPAPPGGVPVTNPAAAPAVTNAPAVPGQSWCVAKTGASEAALQAALDYACGMGGADCSQIQQGGSCYDPNSLQNHASYAFNSYYQKNPGPTGCDFGGAAAIVNANPSTGSCIYPSASSPPTTTATPTPTTIPTPTPTTIPTPTPPTIPTPTPTTSTPPGADASGSGTPPTVLTTSQPASVQISGKRAGLDHS; this is encoded by the exons ATGGCCAAAGGATCTGCTAAATGCCTTTTCTTATTACTCTTGTCTGTCCTCACCATCAGTTCCGCTG GAACTCTGGTGGGCTTCTCCTATCATGCAAGGGACGCTGCAACTTCATCTCCTGCTAGAACAATATCGTTCCTCAAGGTAAACATGGACACCTCGGCTCATATTCGGGTTTTCGTAGCAGATCATAGGGTTTTAAGTACTCTGTCTGACTCTGCTGCATCTGTTGATCTCTATCTGAGTAAAAGCCTGCCTAGTAATTTGTTGAATTCGAGATCATCTGTTATTTCATGGCTGAAAACCCATGTAATGGCCTTTCTCCCACGTATGAAAATCAATAGCATCATAGTCACTTGTGGCAATGACTGTTCAGGACAAAGTGAGCTGTCAATGCTTTTATCCAACTTAGAATTAATCCATTCAGTCCTGAGCACCCTTCATCTAGAAAGCCAAGTTAGAGTCTCCGTAGCACTTCCAATATCATTCTTAGAGAAGTTGAATGGAAGGCAGGAAAGAGACCTACATAGAATTTATGGTTTCATCGATAAAATTAGGTCTTATGTCATGGTTGAAGACGGTATCGATGGACAGTTGAACATGGGAGATCAGTTTGTGCAGTCTATGGTCGAAAGAGCCACCCTTGCCAGTTCTCTTCTTCCTCGCAATGGTGTTCCAGTGGTTCTGACCGTTAAGAGCCCTGCTGTTCCTACTGCGACAGAAATAGCTCAATTCAGGGACAAAGTGTTGAAGTCTTTAGAAAACAACACTCGACTCTCGGGACAGATAGCTGAATTATATGCAGAAGTATTACCCTCGGAAAATTTTGCACAAGAAGGGCTCAAAAGGGAAGAGGAAGAGATCTTTCCTTCTTCCCACAGAGAACTTCTAAGCAAATCCCAACTCACAACAGTTTTACATGACACTGTGAACCCACCAACAGTCTTTCCCACGACCCCAATATCAACAACACCAGTCATCACCCCATCAGATAATCCCACACCAACCATAGTCACCATTCCCGCCAATCCTGCCACATTGACACCGGAAAATCCTGGTTCTACACCATTCACAGTTCCCTCAACCACACCCATCACGGTACCGTCCACAAGTCCTCCAAGCTCACCACTACCAGTAACCAATCCGGTAACAACTCCGAGCACAGTTCCAGGGGCACAGCCAGTAACCAACCCTGTAACAACTTATCCAGCCCCACCAGGAGGTGTTCCAGTCACAAACCCAGCGGCAGCTCCTGCAGTAACAAATGCTCCAGCAGTTCCAGGACAAAGCTGGTGTGTGGCCAAGACTGGAGCGTCAGAAGCAGCACTTCAGGCAGCACTGGACTATGCATGTGGAATGGGAGGTGCAGACTGTTCACAAATCCAGCAGGGTGGGAGTTGTTACGATCCAAATTCACTTCAGAACCATGCCTCATATGCATTCAACAGCTATTATCAAAAGAATCCAGGGCCAACTGGATGTGATTTTGGAGGGGCTGCCGCCATAGTTAATGCCAATCCAA GCACTGGTTCCTGCATTTACCCATCAGCATCATCACCACCAACAACAACAGCAACTCCAACACCGACAACAATACCAACACCAACGCCGACGACCATTCCAACACCAACGCCACCAACCATCCCAACACCAACGCCAACAACATCGACACCACCAGGGGCAGATGCATCAGG GTCCGGTACTCCGCCTACAGTGTTAACTACAAGCCAACCTGCTTCAG TGCAGATTAGTGGTAAAAGGGCAGGCTTGGATCACTCGTAG
- the LOC122315455 gene encoding nuclear envelope-associated protein 2-like codes for MSVLEGKPSPSSLSSIQGGEMDPLLKDLNEKKQSFRRNVVSLAAELKEVRTRLASQEQSYAKETLTRQEAETQAKNMEEEIGRLQKTLEEKNAKLQASASTAEKYLKELDGLRSQLSATQAIVDSSAASARSAELQCLALVKELEEKNGSLKEHEDRVVRLGEQLDDLQRDLQARESSQKQLKDEVLRIENDIMQAVAKAGVNKDCELMKILDEVSPKNFEKINKLLIVKDEEIGKLKDEIKIMSAHWKHKTKELESQLEKQRRADQELKKRVLKLEFCLQEARSQTRKLQRMGERRDKALKELRDQLAAKQQNSSVGAEKQNFWETSGFKFVVSMSMVILVVFSKR; via the exons ATGTCAGTTTTGGAGGGCAAACCATCGCCTTCTTCGTTGTCGTCGATACAGGGCGGAGAGATGGATCCTTTGTTGAAGGACTTGAATGAAAAGAAGCAGAGCTTCCGGCGAAACGTGGTGTCGTTGGCAGCAGAATTGAAGGAGGTTCGGACCCGCTTAGCGTCTCAGGAGCAATCATATGCTAAAGAAACCCTAACAAGACAG GAAGCTGAGACTCAAGCTAAGAACATGGAGGAAGAAATTGGGAGATTGCAGAAGACATTGGAAGAGAAGAATGCAAAGCTTCAGGCTTCGGCATCTACTGCTGAGAAG TACCTCAAGGAGTTGGATGGTCTTAGATCACAGCTTTCAGCTACTCAAGCAATTGTAGATTCAAGTGCTGCGTCAGCTCGATCAGCAGAGCTGCAGTGTTTAGCCCTTGTAAAGGAATTAGAGGAGAAGAACGGTTCACTAAAAGAGCATGAGGATCGGGTAGTTAGATTAGGAGAGCAATTAGATGATCTGCAGAGGGATCTTCAAGCCAGGGAATCTTCCCAAAAGCAACTGAAAGATGAAGTTTTGagaattgaaaatgatattatGCAAGCTGTTGCAAAAGCTGGAGTAAACAAGGATTGTGAACTGATGAAAATATTAGATGAGGTTTCTCCAAAGAACTTTGAGAAGATTAATAAGCTTTTGATTGTTAAAGATGAAGAAATAGGTAAACTGAAGGATGAAATCAAGATAATGTCTGCGCACTGGAAGCATAAGACCAAGGAGTTGGAGTCACAG TTAGAGAAGCAACGACGAGCTGATCAAGAACTGAAAAAGAGAGTGTTGAAGTTGGAATTCTGCCTCCAGGAAGCTCGTTCCCAGACACGAAAGCTCCAAAGG ATGGGAGAGCGAAGGGACAAAGCCCTAAAAGAACTCAGAGATCAGTTGGcagcaaaacaacaaaattcATCTGTGGGTGctgagaaacaaaatttctgggAAACTTCAGGCTTCAAGTTCGTTGTTTCAATGTCAATGGTGATCTTGGTCGTATTTTCAAAAAGATGA
- the LOC122315453 gene encoding uncharacterized protein PB18E9.04c isoform X1 yields the protein MAKGSAKCLFLLLLSVLTISSAGTLVGFSYHARDAATSSPARTISFLKVNMDTSAHIRVFVADHRVLSTLSDSAASVDLYLSKSLPSNLLNSRSSVISWLKTHVMAFLPRMKINSIIVTCGNDCSGQSELSMLLSNLELIHSVLSTLHLESQVRVSVALPISFLEKLNGRQERDLHRIYGFIDKIRSYVMVEDGIDGQLNMGDQFVQSMVERATLASSLLPRNGVPVVLTVKSPAVPTATEIAQFRDKVLKSLENNTRLSGQIAELYAEVLPSENFAQEGLKREEEEIFPSSHRELLSKSQLTTVLHDTVNPPTVFPTTPISTTPVITPSDNPTPTIVTIPANPATLTPENPGSTPFTVPSTTPITVPSTSPPSSPLPVTNPVTTPSTVPGAQPVTNPVTTYPAPPGGVPVTNPAAAPAVTNAPAVPGQSWCVAKTGASEAALQAALDYACGMGGADCSQIQQGGSCYDPNSLQNHASYAFNSYYQKNPGPTGCDFGGAAAIVNANPSTGSCIYPSASSPPTTTATPTPTTIPTPTPTTIPTPTPPTIPTPTPTTSTPPGADASGSGTPPTVLTTSQPASGIMPNYSPPFNSSTSFSSCLKPFIGCIVLVTSFVTRMILLDI from the exons ATGGCCAAAGGATCTGCTAAATGCCTTTTCTTATTACTCTTGTCTGTCCTCACCATCAGTTCCGCTG GAACTCTGGTGGGCTTCTCCTATCATGCAAGGGACGCTGCAACTTCATCTCCTGCTAGAACAATATCGTTCCTCAAGGTAAACATGGACACCTCGGCTCATATTCGGGTTTTCGTAGCAGATCATAGGGTTTTAAGTACTCTGTCTGACTCTGCTGCATCTGTTGATCTCTATCTGAGTAAAAGCCTGCCTAGTAATTTGTTGAATTCGAGATCATCTGTTATTTCATGGCTGAAAACCCATGTAATGGCCTTTCTCCCACGTATGAAAATCAATAGCATCATAGTCACTTGTGGCAATGACTGTTCAGGACAAAGTGAGCTGTCAATGCTTTTATCCAACTTAGAATTAATCCATTCAGTCCTGAGCACCCTTCATCTAGAAAGCCAAGTTAGAGTCTCCGTAGCACTTCCAATATCATTCTTAGAGAAGTTGAATGGAAGGCAGGAAAGAGACCTACATAGAATTTATGGTTTCATCGATAAAATTAGGTCTTATGTCATGGTTGAAGACGGTATCGATGGACAGTTGAACATGGGAGATCAGTTTGTGCAGTCTATGGTCGAAAGAGCCACCCTTGCCAGTTCTCTTCTTCCTCGCAATGGTGTTCCAGTGGTTCTGACCGTTAAGAGCCCTGCTGTTCCTACTGCGACAGAAATAGCTCAATTCAGGGACAAAGTGTTGAAGTCTTTAGAAAACAACACTCGACTCTCGGGACAGATAGCTGAATTATATGCAGAAGTATTACCCTCGGAAAATTTTGCACAAGAAGGGCTCAAAAGGGAAGAGGAAGAGATCTTTCCTTCTTCCCACAGAGAACTTCTAAGCAAATCCCAACTCACAACAGTTTTACATGACACTGTGAACCCACCAACAGTCTTTCCCACGACCCCAATATCAACAACACCAGTCATCACCCCATCAGATAATCCCACACCAACCATAGTCACCATTCCCGCCAATCCTGCCACATTGACACCGGAAAATCCTGGTTCTACACCATTCACAGTTCCCTCAACCACACCCATCACGGTACCGTCCACAAGTCCTCCAAGCTCACCACTACCAGTAACCAATCCGGTAACAACTCCGAGCACAGTTCCAGGGGCACAGCCAGTAACCAACCCTGTAACAACTTATCCAGCCCCACCAGGAGGTGTTCCAGTCACAAACCCAGCGGCAGCTCCTGCAGTAACAAATGCTCCAGCAGTTCCAGGACAAAGCTGGTGTGTGGCCAAGACTGGAGCGTCAGAAGCAGCACTTCAGGCAGCACTGGACTATGCATGTGGAATGGGAGGTGCAGACTGTTCACAAATCCAGCAGGGTGGGAGTTGTTACGATCCAAATTCACTTCAGAACCATGCCTCATATGCATTCAACAGCTATTATCAAAAGAATCCAGGGCCAACTGGATGTGATTTTGGAGGGGCTGCCGCCATAGTTAATGCCAATCCAA GCACTGGTTCCTGCATTTACCCATCAGCATCATCACCACCAACAACAACAGCAACTCCAACACCGACAACAATACCAACACCAACGCCGACGACCATTCCAACACCAACGCCACCAACCATCCCAACACCAACGCCAACAACATCGACACCACCAGGGGCAGATGCATCAGG GTCCGGTACTCCGCCTACAGTGTTAACTACAAGCCAACCTGCTTCAGGTATAATGCCAAATTATAGCCCTCCTTTCAACTCATCAACATCATTTTCATCATGTTTGAAACCCTTTATTGGCTGCATCGTCCTGGTAACATCATTTGTTACTAGAATGATACTTCTGGACATTTAG